The Oculatellaceae cyanobacterium genome has a window encoding:
- a CDS encoding AIPR family protein — MLNLDYTNLMQLVQPYKVLGRAEASAFLDWFLVNIYRLEIIEVQNIVCDGHGDKGIDGIYVNENEECIDIFQSKTVQNPVKTLGDTQLKEFVGSLEQLQTAEGLDSIISTTGNIQLKNLLTEYKHIFISSKYTVRGVFITNADKDSNAESFLGATSLTTKLEVWDKSLIAQMYVPSQKAIPATSEISFDVFGYDYAQYNVGSTAKVVIAPVAATDLVRMDGIQNQQLFDLNLRKNLEKTKVNKDIGKSISNTSEHTNFLLYHNGITIICEELDTSEEDKIKLKGYSVVNGCQTVSSLYNNRSQVTQDLRILTRIIRVNADQAGLVSKITYNSNNQNGIQARDFRSNTQTQVRLQQEIEHSYPEYFYEIKRGDEPGQRTVIENTLAGQILLAFDLKRPSSVQRYSKIFDDMHQEIFARPEVTGGRIIALFELYKEIEQNLSQIRPELFAGYQITKFFLLYLISEALSEDEVGKAFCKKPEDFYKDPNQKTCLLECMQIILADLIIDLNAEFEDEGGENFDFKAAFKSPNSLRNLSNRVVSSHKKLIARGRTESFSQLWNRISSQPR; from the coding sequence ATGCTCAATCTAGACTACACAAACCTCATGCAACTTGTTCAGCCCTACAAGGTTCTAGGACGTGCAGAAGCCAGCGCATTCCTAGATTGGTTCTTAGTGAATATTTACAGATTAGAAATTATTGAAGTTCAAAATATAGTCTGTGACGGACACGGAGACAAGGGAATTGATGGTATTTATGTAAATGAAAATGAAGAGTGCATAGATATTTTTCAATCTAAAACAGTACAGAATCCTGTAAAAACTTTAGGAGATACGCAGCTTAAAGAATTTGTGGGCAGTTTGGAACAACTACAGACGGCTGAGGGGCTAGATTCAATTATCTCTACAACTGGAAATATACAACTTAAAAATTTACTTACTGAATACAAGCATATTTTTATATCTTCTAAATATACAGTGCGTGGTGTTTTTATAACCAATGCTGACAAAGATTCAAATGCTGAAAGTTTTCTAGGAGCGACCTCATTAACCACTAAATTAGAGGTGTGGGATAAATCCTTGATTGCTCAAATGTATGTTCCTAGTCAAAAAGCTATCCCTGCAACCTCAGAGATTTCTTTTGACGTTTTTGGTTATGATTATGCCCAGTACAATGTTGGAAGTACTGCAAAAGTTGTGATTGCTCCTGTTGCAGCCACTGATCTTGTCCGAATGGATGGGATACAAAATCAACAACTATTTGATTTGAACTTAAGAAAGAATTTAGAGAAGACCAAAGTTAATAAAGATATTGGAAAGAGCATATCTAATACTTCGGAACATACCAATTTCCTGCTTTATCACAACGGAATAACTATTATCTGTGAAGAGCTAGACACATCAGAGGAAGACAAGATTAAGCTTAAAGGATATTCAGTAGTTAATGGCTGTCAAACAGTATCCAGTTTGTACAATAATAGAAGCCAAGTAACGCAAGATTTGAGAATATTGACTCGGATTATTCGTGTTAATGCTGATCAGGCAGGACTTGTATCAAAAATCACCTACAACAGCAATAATCAAAACGGTATTCAAGCACGAGATTTTAGATCTAACACTCAGACTCAGGTTAGATTACAACAAGAAATTGAGCATAGCTACCCAGAGTATTTTTATGAAATTAAGCGTGGAGATGAACCCGGTCAGCGTACTGTGATAGAAAATACGTTAGCTGGACAAATCTTGCTTGCTTTCGATTTAAAGCGTCCTTCATCGGTTCAACGGTACAGTAAAATTTTCGATGATATGCACCAGGAAATTTTTGCTCGCCCAGAAGTGACTGGCGGAAGGATCATAGCCTTATTTGAGCTTTACAAAGAGATTGAACAAAATTTATCACAAATTAGACCTGAGTTATTCGCAGGTTATCAAATCACTAAATTTTTTCTCTTGTACCTTATTTCAGAGGCTTTATCAGAAGATGAAGTAGGAAAGGCATTTTGTAAGAAACCAGAGGATTTTTATAAAGATCCTAATCAGAAAACCTGTTTACTTGAGTGTATGCAAATCATTCTGGCAGATCTGATTATTGATCTTAATGCAGAGTTTGAAGACGAAGGAGGAGAAAATTTTGATTTTAAGGCAGCCTTTAAATCTCCAAATTCCCTTCGCAATTTATCGAACAGAGTGGTCTCATCTCATAAAAAACTTATTGCGCGGGGACGTACTGAATCGTTTTCCCAGTTATGGAACAGGATAAGCAGTCAACCAAGATAA
- a CDS encoding type II toxin-antitoxin system VapC family toxin: MTNYLLDTNVLLRSSDPTSGLQALADLSVTRLLANNDQLYITSQNMIEFWVVATRPPQVNGLGWSVERTHAEVEQIISQFPQLEETPEIFPHWFNLVTSYQIQGKRVHDARLVAVMLAHGVTHLLTFNPDDFQSINEIVVVHPQAIANLDAQN, from the coding sequence ATGACAAATTATCTGCTGGATACTAACGTTTTACTCAGAAGTAGCGATCCTACGTCAGGCTTGCAAGCATTAGCAGATCTATCTGTTACTCGACTTCTGGCAAACAACGACCAGCTATATATCACCAGTCAGAACATGATCGAATTTTGGGTTGTTGCAACTCGTCCACCACAAGTCAATGGCTTGGGATGGAGTGTTGAAAGAACTCATGCTGAAGTTGAACAAATTATAAGTCAGTTTCCGCAGCTTGAGGAAACCCCAGAAATATTCCCCCACTGGTTCAATCTGGTGACAAGCTACCAAATTCAGGGTAAGCGCGTACATGATGCTCGGTTGGTTGCGGTGATGTTAGCGCATGGTGTAACGCATTTACTAACGTTTAACCCAGATGATTTTCAAAGCATCAATGAAATTGTAGTTGTTCATCCCCAAGCGATCGCTAACCTAGATGCACAGAACTAA
- a CDS encoding BrnT family toxin yields MAYQWNEDKAATNLRKHGIDFADAVSVFSDDLAITIPDERFDEERFITIGIDAFGRVLVVVYTLRGDEIRLISARKATRLEQQQYEQE; encoded by the coding sequence ATGGCTTACCAATGGAATGAAGACAAAGCAGCAACTAATCTTCGCAAACATGGTATCGACTTCGCCGACGCAGTATCCGTTTTCTCAGATGATTTGGCAATTACAATTCCAGACGAGCGGTTTGATGAAGAACGATTCATTACGATTGGCATAGATGCTTTTGGCAGAGTTTTGGTTGTTGTCTACACGCTACGGGGTGATGAGATTCGACTTATTTCTGCCCGCAAAGCAACTCGCCTTGAGCAACAACAATATGAGCAGGAATAG
- a CDS encoding family 10 glycosylhydrolase has translation MSSQNKKPNGCGCSSIPLSLILAILGGAYWWFSQKGNLDISHLLSKIQGITIPNVNQITGTFSSPTPSLSSKNNPTPSSQPASRKTITPKKKLLPPTPWEKKVIRGIYLSRYQVTNNADEQTIRARVRYYRSQGINTIIHGVWGNGCTMYKSDVMQQTLGYESCPNQFQERWLDWLIDEAHQQGMQVHAYFEKGIKIDKNSPIYDLAISQGWLVPGVDKTYVGIEQYVLDVEVPEVASFFKNILVEFVQKYPKIDAVQWDDYLGYYAELPGKVDRTAKLTSFVQPMIAAMKQANPKVSFDICHHNPYWAKRYFAADWQKWDVDRVFIQAYNEANFLPELSYAKNYAGIAITERQFHHLKELVDDSAIKSILVFPLSGKPEETASRLKSLIANNN, from the coding sequence ATGTCGTCTCAAAATAAAAAGCCCAATGGATGTGGATGCTCAAGTATTCCGTTATCACTAATACTAGCTATCTTAGGAGGTGCTTATTGGTGGTTCAGCCAGAAAGGAAATCTAGATATCAGCCACCTTTTATCTAAGATTCAAGGAATAACTATTCCGAATGTAAATCAGATTACAGGTACTTTTTCATCCCCCACCCCCTCTTTATCAAGCAAGAACAATCCTACTCCCAGTAGTCAGCCAGCATCACGGAAAACAATCACACCTAAAAAGAAATTATTACCTCCAACTCCCTGGGAGAAAAAAGTAATTAGAGGAATTTATTTAAGTCGCTACCAAGTCACGAATAATGCTGATGAACAAACAATTCGTGCAAGAGTTCGTTACTATCGCTCTCAAGGAATTAATACGATTATTCACGGGGTTTGGGGCAATGGTTGTACGATGTACAAGAGCGACGTTATGCAGCAAACACTGGGATATGAAAGTTGTCCCAACCAGTTTCAAGAGCGATGGTTAGATTGGTTGATTGATGAGGCACATCAACAAGGTATGCAAGTCCACGCATATTTCGAGAAAGGGATTAAAATAGACAAAAATAGTCCTATTTATGATTTAGCAATTTCTCAAGGATGGTTAGTTCCTGGCGTGGATAAAACTTACGTAGGCATTGAGCAGTATGTCCTTGATGTGGAGGTTCCTGAAGTAGCTAGTTTCTTTAAAAATATCTTAGTAGAGTTTGTCCAAAAGTATCCCAAGATTGATGCAGTTCAATGGGATGATTATCTCGGTTATTATGCTGAATTACCTGGCAAAGTTGATCGCACCGCTAAATTAACTAGCTTTGTGCAGCCAATGATAGCAGCAATGAAACAAGCTAACCCAAAGGTAAGTTTTGATATTTGTCATCATAACCCTTATTGGGCTAAACGATATTTCGCAGCCGATTGGCAAAAATGGGATGTTGATCGAGTGTTTATTCAAGCTTATAATGAAGCGAATTTTCTTCCAGAATTAAGTTATGCCAAGAACTATGCTGGAATAGCCATTACCGAGCGACAATTCCATCATTTAAAAGAATTAGTAGATGATTCTGCTATCAAGAGCATTTTAGTTTTTCCTCTGTCGGGAAAACCCGAAGAAACAGCTTCTCGGTTAAAAAGTTTGATCGCAAACAATAACTAA
- a CDS encoding type II toxin-antitoxin system HicB family antitoxin yields the protein MMKWRVVLEADAETGDWSVWCPELPGCVSAGETEEEALENIREAIALYLEPDPIELKSGAILREISVG from the coding sequence ATGATGAAATGGCGTGTTGTGCTTGAAGCTGATGCTGAAACGGGAGATTGGTCTGTTTGGTGTCCAGAATTACCAGGTTGTGTTTCGGCTGGAGAAACCGAAGAAGAAGCCTTAGAAAATATTCGTGAAGCGATCGCACTTTATCTTGAACCAGACCCAATTGAATTAAAATCAGGAGCAATTTTGCGGGAGATTTCCGTCGGATGA
- a CDS encoding asparagine synthetase B family protein, whose amino-acid sequence MQNIYPQVCQFVGYWGYGNQENLDKTLSQILSAAPGAWKTAQRLVPNNFIKQKKQYLSQIGCFGVNTNSSKVNSNNSIYVTVSTDGLRDSADAWVKIDPLNHLTLGREAFGRVPLYWTQTEEVIWFASQLQLLLPIIENPQVSIAGLYGYSCFSYIPTPLTPVNHIFAIPAGTQLIWQTSNELKISSQPTQERLLEWRESSNLIADEATAISQLQTLLKNAIQRQIADLNSEPVGVLLSGGLDSAIVAAHLVQAGVNVRAYTLDFGDVGIPELPYAEQVAQFLNIPLVKVAATQDCIRKSIIHTAQALDLPFGDSVTVPLFLLAQAASQETKVIFNGEGGDQLFAGWTNKPLIAAEVYNTVNPTGKENFSSQYLRTFHRLYGYESQIFQPAVYEQVQQINPEYWLEAALDPSFSTSVLHRLRRATLMLKGAQNIHPRATNIAFAHKLKVRSPFCDLSLAEWTFQLSGKLCLQGSCEKYILKRAVENLLPPEIVWREKRGMEVPLTYWCLNQLWGFVGTWLNPGKLRAEKIWQPHLAAHIVAGDIGATIKSRRLGEMLWLLIMWEVWRTTVLGEESNNYAWDHPFWFPRQLWSFSRKWKD is encoded by the coding sequence ATGCAAAATATCTATCCTCAAGTATGCCAATTTGTCGGTTACTGGGGTTATGGAAATCAGGAAAACCTCGATAAAACTTTATCTCAAATATTGAGTGCTGCCCCTGGAGCGTGGAAAACTGCTCAACGGCTAGTACCAAACAATTTTATTAAGCAAAAAAAACAATATTTATCCCAAATTGGTTGCTTTGGTGTTAACACGAACTCCTCAAAAGTTAATTCCAATAACAGTATTTATGTAACTGTATCTACGGATGGTTTAAGAGATTCAGCAGATGCTTGGGTAAAGATAGATCCACTTAATCATTTAACTTTAGGAAGAGAAGCATTTGGACGAGTTCCTTTATATTGGACTCAAACAGAAGAAGTAATTTGGTTTGCTTCCCAATTGCAATTATTATTACCTATAATTGAAAATCCTCAAGTTAGCATTGCTGGATTATATGGATATAGCTGCTTTTCATATATACCAACTCCACTGACACCAGTTAATCATATCTTTGCCATACCTGCGGGTACTCAACTAATTTGGCAAACTAGCAATGAATTAAAAATTTCCTCACAACCTACACAAGAAAGATTATTAGAGTGGCGAGAATCATCTAATTTGATTGCAGATGAAGCAACAGCAATTTCACAATTGCAAACCCTCCTGAAAAATGCTATTCAACGTCAAATAGCGGATCTCAATTCTGAACCTGTGGGAGTGTTATTATCTGGAGGGTTAGATTCTGCGATTGTTGCTGCACACTTAGTGCAAGCAGGAGTAAATGTTAGAGCTTATACCCTAGATTTTGGTGATGTTGGAATTCCCGAATTACCTTATGCTGAACAAGTCGCACAATTCCTTAACATTCCTTTAGTAAAAGTAGCAGCAACACAGGATTGTATCCGCAAAAGTATTATTCATACTGCTCAAGCTTTAGATTTACCTTTTGGTGATAGCGTGACAGTTCCTTTATTTTTATTAGCTCAAGCAGCTAGTCAAGAAACAAAGGTAATTTTTAATGGCGAAGGTGGCGATCAATTGTTTGCAGGTTGGACAAATAAACCATTGATTGCAGCCGAAGTATACAATACAGTAAATCCCACAGGTAAAGAAAATTTTTCCTCTCAATATCTCCGCACCTTTCATCGTTTATATGGTTATGAATCTCAGATTTTTCAACCTGCGGTTTATGAGCAAGTGCAACAAATTAATCCTGAATATTGGTTAGAAGCAGCTTTAGATCCAAGTTTTTCCACATCGGTGTTACATCGTTTGCGTCGAGCAACATTAATGCTCAAAGGAGCGCAAAATATTCACCCACGCGCTACTAATATTGCGTTTGCACATAAATTAAAAGTGCGATCGCCATTTTGCGATCTATCCTTAGCCGAATGGACATTTCAGCTTTCAGGAAAACTGTGTTTACAAGGAAGTTGTGAAAAGTACATCCTCAAACGTGCGGTAGAAAATTTATTACCCCCTGAAATTGTATGGCGCGAAAAACGGGGGATGGAAGTTCCCTTAACCTACTGGTGTTTAAATCAATTGTGGGGTTTTGTTGGTACTTGGCTAAATCCAGGTAAACTACGAGCAGAAAAAATTTGGCAACCGCATTTAGCTGCACATATCGTCGCAGGTGACATCGGAGCAACTATTAAAAGTCGTCGTCTGGGTGAGATGCTGTGGTTACTAATAATGTGGGAAGTTTGGCGGACAACAGTTTTAGGTGAGGAGTCGAATAATTATGCTTGGGATCATCCTTTTTGGTTCCCTCGTCAGTTATGGAGCTTTAGCAGAAAATGGAAAGATTAA
- a CDS encoding type II toxin-antitoxin system HicA family toxin, with amino-acid sequence MTRTRPMNADEVERILEHYGFQLISQKGSHRKWRNHDRQLQVIVPYHKGRDLPIGTLRNIMIGADIPESEWKTK; translated from the coding sequence ATGACTCGCACCCGTCCCATGAATGCAGATGAAGTTGAGCGCATTCTAGAGCATTATGGGTTTCAATTGATTTCTCAAAAGGGTAGTCATCGTAAGTGGAGAAATCATGATCGCCAGCTTCAAGTAATTGTACCCTACCACAAGGGACGCGATTTGCCGATTGGTACGCTACGCAACATTATGATTGGTGCTGACATTCCAGAAAGCGAATGGAAAACAAAGTGA
- a CDS encoding BrnA antitoxin family protein: MEAEYDFSQGKRGAIEQISSGKTRITIRLDDDVLAWFRHQVHLAGGGNYQTLINEALRQHIQQNQEPLEETLRRVVREELKRIEK; encoded by the coding sequence ATGGAAGCAGAATACGATTTTAGTCAAGGTAAACGAGGGGCAATAGAGCAAATCTCCTCTGGAAAAACTCGCATCACAATTCGGTTAGATGATGATGTATTAGCGTGGTTTCGCCACCAAGTTCATTTAGCAGGTGGAGGAAACTATCAAACGTTGATTAATGAAGCGTTACGTCAACATATCCAACAGAATCAAGAACCTTTGGAAGAAACTTTACGCCGAGTTGTCCGAGAAGAACTTAAGCGGATTGAAAAGTGA